Below is a window of Solanum stenotomum isolate F172 chromosome 7, ASM1918654v1, whole genome shotgun sequence DNA.
TCATAAGAGATCATTTTTTTATCTGGTAATTTAGCGATTGCTACTTTCATATAATTTCATTACATACCATTTAATTTGTAAAtgattgataaaattaaatatcatgTTTATCTGTCAAACTAAGATTACATACCATTCAATTTATAAATGATCATAAGATCATCTTTTTTATCCGACAAATTAGGAATTGTTATTTTCATATTGTTTCATTACATACGattcaatttataaataatcataagaaatcatttttttatctGACAAACTAGACATTGCTACTTTCATATTGTTTCACTAcattgttattaaaaaaaaaaggtgagaGCTAAAGGAGGGCTTACATTGTTTAGGCACACATGCATGACAATTTGGCAAAGAGCCTAATAGTACTTGATTCCTACATTACTAACTACATATGTCAAATTAGTCACATGCATGCATGCCTCTTTCAACTTTGGAAAACTCATTCAAAGTTAAGGCATTAATTAGCTTTTGTTACACTTTTTCAGTATTGAGAATTTTTCATGATTGATTGCTTTGGGTTTCAGTACTCATATTTGACCACATTATTGTCCAAATTAGGTAAGGGAATCATTTTTTCATAACAATAAAGCTTAGTCCCATATTATTATTTCAGATAAATGGAGGATACTTTTCCCCAAGTAgtacaaaacaaaatttaaattacaaCTCATATGTTGCACCACATCTGGTAAAATTTGAAACTATGACAAATATTCGTCTATTGTTATCTCTTGAAAATCATTAAATTAGGACACATGttattgtttgaaaaatatttagattAGAATACGATCAATAgacatttttcatgaaaaatagttTCAATTTTGGTTGATGAgtgaattatttttcaaataaattaacaaaacTATTATAAATAGCAAACTACATAGTGTTTTGctaaaaaaattgactattAAAGATTGAATTAAATAGcaagataatataatataagaaaaaagatTTGTATTGATACAAATTAAAAGTTAGTATGATTACACCCCTTTTagtggaaaatgtttttctcttGAAATAATTTCCAACATACCAAACCCACCCTTAAAAAAAGGCATGTGGGGAATGCTTTGCCCCTAAAAGTCTCTCCCAAATTTTCTTTCCCACTACAAAAGTACAAATCCACAAAGTTGATTAAGTTTTTTTCATGATTCTTTAGGagtttattatataaattattagtcaatttttcaagaaaaagaggAGTTTGGGAGGAGCAAAAGATAAAGCAAAGTAGTCTTAGGGGTCATTTGATTCGGAAACTAAATTATTTAAGGATTATagttttgaaattataatttttgaacTAATTTATCCCACTTGAAAGTTGGAATGAGATAAGGTGagacatttagtataaatttaatTCCAAACTTAATCTTGGCATATCCTACCTTATTCCACGCACCAAATGAACCCCTTATAGTATACAACAACAGTAACAAATCTGGTGATCCACAAGTGAAGTCAGAAAATAATGGATGTATGTAGACTCTGCCCTATTTATAAGGTCTTAGAGTATCATTATTCAAATACCTACATCAAGGACAAAAGATGTACAATAATCACTAGTGTTTCATGCACTTTGTTTTGTTATATACTCATTTTTATGTAGGTCCCAAATATTTGTTTGAAAGCTTCAAAAATGAACCTTAAAACAAGGAGGAATAAAGTTGACTTTAGTAGCTACATGAAAGCTTAAAAATGCTCAAAAAGCCAAATTAGCATAAGTTGGCTTGTTTTGTTTCAACTTGTCACACATATCTACCTTTCTAATTCTCTTTACAGAAAATTCCAAACAAACAAACATAGGATTATTGAAACTTAAAACTAATAGTAACTAATATGACAAACTTCAATTTAATGCAAATGTAATAAGTTTTGTTGAATCACTTAAACACCACTTTTGGcatttgatgatgatgatgaataaAGCAATGATGAAGCAGAGAAGCTTGTGCTATTGCTCATTGTATACATACTTCTTGCTTTCTGTCCTGATGAAGATGTTGCTAAAACACCCTTTGATGAGTTGTTGTTTTCTTGATTATGAtcagtagttgttgttgttgttggagaGCCTTTGAGTAAAACATCGACTTTGGCGTATTCTTCCCTTTCATGTTTGATTTCCTTTAGCATTGCTGCTACATCTTTCATTGTAGGCCTTTCATCAGGAGTGGAGTTGACACATAACAGGGCTACTCCTAATGCTTGTAACATTTCCTCGATTTCTGATTCTGGTCTCGAGTGGAGACTTGGATCGAGGACTTCAATTCCTCCTCTTTTCCGTCTTACCCAATCAACTAGATGAACTCCTTCGGGAATTGTTGGATCGATTGGCTGCTTACCTGTCAAGACTTCTAATACAACCACTCCGTAGCTGTAGACATCGCTCTTTGCAGTTATCTTCATCATATAGCCATATTCTGTAATGAAAAATGAACAATATTGGTACACTTGGATCAATGATCATCAAGAACTACTAATATTCTTTGTAGATAAATGCAATGTGCAATCATTGTCCTTCGATTTTTGTTACTACTGTTTGTTTCTTGTACTtcgattatcatattattttgatgaagttAGTGTTCAGCATGCTTTGTTATGCTTTCACATCCGTTACTTCTTTTTCtgtgggactacactgggtatgttgttgtggtTGCAATACGCAATCAATGCTTATACTATAACTAAGCAAAATGTATACTCAGAATAATATGCTAGGTGTAAGGAAAATGATgacatgaaataaaaaaaatttttacCTGGAGCAATGTAGCCATAAGAACCAGCAACTGTATTGGAGGAACGACCAAAATCACCATCATCGACTAGTTTTGCGAGGCCAAAGTCTGCAATGTAAGGCTCAAACTCAAGACCAATGAGAATGTTGTTGGCCTTGATGTCTCTGTGAACAATTGGAGGAGCACAGTCATGGTGCAAGTAGGCGAGCCCTTGCGCTGCCCCGAGCAATATTTGGTATCTCAATTCCCATTCCAAAGGGTTACCACTCCTCTCATGAAGAAGACTTCCTAAGCTCCCATTAGGCATGTAATCATACATGAGCAATCTTGTGCTTCTGTTCCAACAACACCCTAAGAATCGGACAATGTTCTTGTGTCGAATTGAACCAAGCGTCTTAACTTCTGCAGAGAACGAATCACGTACCCCACATTTCTCATCATTGCCTCCATTAGTTGTAGTCATGGTTATTGGCCAAAGTTTCTTCACTGCTATGACATCCCCATTGTTCATATCTGCACGATAGACCATCCCCGAGCACCCTTTTCCAATGACATTAGTATCCACAAGGCATCTGAGTATTTCGTCCACTGAAAAATTGAGCTTCTGGAATGGAGTAAACTGCCAAGCCCAAGAATCTCCCATCTCTGAATCATCATCCCTTCTCATCGCCCTTCGTGCGCGTATGATAGCAATAGTTCCCATGATCACCATTGCTATTGTCATGATGACTAGCAATGCAATGGCTAATTTGAGCTTCTTTGACCTTCCCTCATCATTTCCATTTTTAGCTACTCCTACTCCATCAATATTGCTGAGAAAACACGAAGGCCTTCCGAATGAACATAGACCTTCATTTCCATCTAGGTCTGATGATGGCAACTGTCGAAAGAGCTTATTGTCCGGAAGATAACCAGTGAAGTTGTTGTATGAGACATTCAGTGAGACAAGATTATCGAGCCTCGCTAGTGGATTCAAGTTCCCTTCAAGCTTGTTGTGCGAAAGGTCAAGTATCGACAGCTTGCTTAGTGAAGAAATTTCAGCAGGAATTGGACCTGTTAGTTCATTGAAACTAAGGTTGAGAGTGATTTCAAGGGACTCAATCTTTCCTAACTGCATCGGTATGCCTCCCGAGAGCTCATTGCTGCTAAGATCTAGCAATTGAAGACTCGAACACAGGCCAATAGATGGAGGTATAGACCCTGAGAACGAGTTCTTACTGAGAATCAGCTTGTTCAATGACACAAGACGCCCAAAACTAGCCGGTATAGGCCCTCCAAACCGGTTATTCGAAACGTCCAAGACTTGAATCCCTGATAGTGAAGACAGAGTGTTAGGCAGGGGACCTTCCAGTGTATTGCTGCTGAGGTCTACCATTTGTAGCTCAGTACAGCTACTTATTTCATCAGGAACTGGTCCAGAAAGGCGATTTCCGGACAAATCAAGAAAGTTTAAGCTCTTAAGACCTCCAATTTCTTTAGGAATTCCACCAGCAATCCGGTTGTTTCCAAGTCTTAACCTCACTAATGAGCTACAATATCCAATTTCTCGAGGTATAGTACCCGAAATATCGTTAGAAATCAACAGTAGCTTAGTCAGGTTTTTCAACTGAAACAAGCCTGGAGGAATGCTACCAGTAAGTGAGTTATGTGACAAGTCCAATGCCTGAAGGTTACTACAACTACCCAAAGTTAAAGGCACACTTCCTTCAAGTTGATTATCCCAAGCAAAAAACACAACAAGACTAGTCAAATTCCCCAACTCAGAAGGAATCAAACCTGATATCTGATTTGTGTCAAACTGCAACTGCACAAGACTAGTACATTGTGAAAGAACAGAAGGGATTGAACCAGAAACATTGTTGTTACTAAGCATAAGTTCTTGTAACACAACAAGACCACCAAAAGATAATGGTATACTCCCAGACAAATAGTTCAAAGACAAATCAATCATAGTCAGCTTAGTACAATTCCCAATCTCTTCTGGTATAACACCAACAAGATTATTCTGCCAAAGAAGCAACTTTTCTAACTTTCTAAGGTTCCCTAGCTCAGATGGGATTGAACCAGAAAGACTATTTTCATACAAATACAAGTTCACAAGCTCAGTACAGTTACCTAAATCAGAAGGTATCTCACCAGACAACATTGTAGTATAAATAGACAAAGTTTCAAGATTCTTAAGCTTACCCAAAGAAACAGGCAAAGAACCAGATATTCTTGTATCAGCTAAGCCTAAAACAGTCAAATTCCCACAATCCCCAAACTCATTTGGGATTTTACCAGTAACATCTTTATTCCCACCAGCTCTTAACACTTCAAGATTTGACAACAACCCTATTTCACTTGGTAAACCACCACTAAGCCTGTTATCAAAAAGAACAAGATTTTTCAAGTTTCTACAGTTCCCAATCTCAACTGGGATTCTCCCAGTAAGCTGATTTGAGTTCAAAATCAAATCTTGAAGGTTTACAAGGGTTCCAATGCTTAAAGGAATGGTACCCACAAGACCATTTGAGCTCAAATCAATAGTAACAAGTGAAGAACAGTCACCAATGTTAAAGGGTATTGTACCAGTGATGTTAGCATCAGAAATAACAAGCTTCTTCAGGTACTTATATGAAGAAAGATTTGTAGGCAAAGGAAGTTCAAGATGAATAGACTGAATATTGATTTCTGTAATAAAACCTTGAAAGTTGCATTTTATGAAAGACCATTTACATGGGGTATCATCAAGAATGTCCCAATTAGAAAATGGTGCAACAACATCAGTAacagcagaagaagaagaagaagaagaagaagtgaagaaaagggtaaccaagaaaagaaaaaaatggtattTTTTGTTgggatttgaagaagaagaagacatctTTGCCTCAAATTCCAAAAATTTCTTCTTGGGTTTGCAATTGCATATCAAAAAACTAAGTAAAAATcccttcttttttgtttcttgggTTTTGCTCTGTTTTTTTTCTCTGTGTGTATTTTCTTGGTTTCTACTCAAACTCAAAGTTTTAAAAACTTGAAGTTTTTCTATTGGTGATAGTGCAAAACAACAAcattaaaataacattaaaataacatgttaaaggtgaaaagagagaagattaattaaacaaagaaaGGCAAAAAAAATGGTTAACAAATAAACCAAGCAAGGAATACATTGAGATTGGCAATTCTCTTATGCACCTCCACCATCTTCCCCTAGGATCCCTACAACTCCCACCACCCTCCTTGATATATTAGCACTCACTCAGCGGGTTCAGTGGCGGAGTCAAAACTTTCATGAACAAATCGAAAAGGATACTCAGCGGCGCTTAGCGGcggagtcagaattttcatGAATAAGTCAAAAAGGGTTTGATATGTagtatatatagataaaaatcattttacTTGACCATAAGCTGACTCTGGTCCTGTTTACGCCGTCACGTTTTACTTGTTTGATTTTAACTATGGTTTAACCATTTGGATGAAAATCTTTCCTTTTATATaagtatacatttgtgtttaaTATAACTTTACTTTCTGCCGCAGATTTAGAATTTAGACAAAGAGTTTAGAGTACTATGAAATTGAAAAGGAAATTATAATTAATGAAGTAAATATGATggtaaattgtttttttaatgttaattatgtaattgtaatctaatttaaaaaaatatcattatagTCCAACAATTATAAAGTGTATATAAGGAtgcaatattataaatattaaataataaaaaagaaagaaaaaaattatctcaaaaactTATCTTTATTTTATGATAATGAGTTAATAGATAATAATAGTTAAATTCATAATTGCTATTAAAATACtatacaaaaattattaaatttacgTGAACATATAAATAAAGTCATGCTTAGAGGGGAAAGAGGCAACACAGCTGGAGTTTGATAGTAAAACACGAGAGTGAGAGAGCAGTTAGCTCCAAAACCAGGTAAGTGTTTGTATGtaatattttacattatttatttatatatgataaaGTAGTGAGTTCGATGTTCATATTAAAGTTGAACTAACTTGTATTCGTGTGTTATAGGGTCTTACGCATGTTTTGAAGTAACGCTTTCAACATACTTAACATTTTTATAatcaaatcttgaatcaaaaatatctaataaagaatgaagaaatttcGATCATCTCACGATAATTTATATTGATATTCTAGGCTTGATAGTTGATATTATCACGATCCCCTCACTATTATGGTGTATACTTGGCTTTTCACATGTTCCCAATTATTTCTTGTCatctcaaaattttgatttcgtcattttatttttataataaatctTCAATTTAATTAACTTTATGTCATTGCTgagcaaaaacaaaaaacattgtaattttattgttttatttacgtaaaaaaataacattattggATTAAATATCTTAAAATTGAAGCAATGGGTGGGAAAATATTACTAGGACTCAAGAACCTATGCCATGTTCTAAtcataatgtattttttttacatgttagTGAAATGGTCAGCATGCTTCTGAACTATGACGTACTACATATTCAATAGCAGATCGAGGAGTGAAATGGATGggttaagttgaatttaaataagttacgaatttatttaaaagaagtttataaagtcAATAGCGACATTAGATTcgatgacaattaattaatgttgtgtatatttattacggctaaaaattatttttatcatagcgcatttgtataaattcacaaattatcactttttttccttcatatttTTCCATTGTTTacgtaatttaatttaatgaacATGAGAACTAATCATAAACATGTAATACCATGCGTATATAAGCGTGACATCTTTGGATAACATACATTATTTTCTCAAGTTATTACatcaactaataattaattaaaaattaagattTGTTTACCCTAACtcgtatttaaattatttattaaaccTTAATTAGCGCGTAAAATCATGGATGTGTTTGTAAGTTATTGGGGTAATAAGTACTATTCCTAAGTTTATTTTACCACACATAACGTTGGAGCATATATCGATATTAGCAAAATTTTGCTTCAAGATCCAATGTAATTTGTGTTTTAATTATGTATTAGGAAACAAAATCTTGCCAtaactatttcaaaattatgtttaattaatattaggGAATcctatttgtttatttattgtttatggTTAAAAGTCTGCAGTGtcatatcaattaaattattagtatatatagttagaaaaaaactaaattatgGGAGTCACAAGGATGGAATATTTAATAAAGTTATTTGACACTAATTATtgtatctttcttttttactaTATTCTCCATTAATTAattccattttattttgttgCTCCCAAGGATTGTACAATATTGGTGTTCACCATACATCAAAACCAAATgatattgaaagaaaaaatcaacatttcttttgtttgatttgggttatggttttaatttattttaaaaaaaactggCAAAATTATGTTTAATTTCGGTTTTAAGCAAAAAATGTGTGAATATAAAGGAAccttaataatttaattaattgactatcttcattttcattttattaatgGTAGTTTCATTTTCCACCTGACAatgattttcttcttatttttccttCCCTTGTCATTTCTCCCCATATAGACTTTAATGTTtcctctattttaatttatttgcttacttttctttttagagtCGACTgaaattgacttttgacttatgacttataagtcaaaagtcacaaattagaatttaatgtttcatccgtttcaatttattttacttaatttctactaatttatttattatcaaaCAAAACTAACAAAAAGTTTCTCCATCTTGGCAATATAACTTTATCAAGGAAAAAAAagtcaatatatattttttataaaattaatttgagtaACACATTTAGTTCAAACTATCTTAAGTTCTTAACACTTCGATAAGCTAATTTGAACCTATCGgaataaactaatttaataattaatggattcaatatatcatatttttataggTTAATTTTATCGCTCGGAGCAAAACAATCAATACTGGTAATACTTTCCTCAAATTTAGCTAACAATGATTATccaaaaaaagatgaaatttagGTAAAGGACATAGAGAATTTATAAGATCCACCCACACGTACATGTTGATTGTGATTACGTAGACCAAAGTGAAAATCAAATCTAAAGAGTGGGACCTATATATGTAGGGTCCATTAGCCTCCTAAAATGAACATCAAAagtagaaattttttttaaaaaaaaacgtttgaaaaaaataaatggagaaGAGTA
It encodes the following:
- the LOC125870899 gene encoding LRR receptor-like serine/threonine-protein kinase RGI1; its protein translation is MSSSSSNPNKKYHFFLFLVTLFFTSSSSSSSSAVTDVVAPFSNWDILDDTPCKWSFIKCNFQGFITEINIQSIHLELPLPTNLSSYKYLKKLVISDANITGTIPFNIGDCSSLVTIDLSSNGLVGTIPLSIGTLVNLQDLILNSNQLTGRIPVEIGNCRNLKNLVLFDNRLSGGLPSEIGLLSNLEVLRAGGNKDVTGKIPNEFGDCGNLTVLGLADTRISGSLPVSLGKLKNLETLSIYTTMLSGEIPSDLGNCTELVNLYLYENSLSGSIPSELGNLRKLEKLLLWQNNLVGVIPEEIGNCTKLTMIDLSLNYLSGSIPLSFGGLVVLQELMLSNNNVSGSIPSVLSQCTSLVQLQFDTNQISGLIPSELGNLTSLVVFFAWDNQLEGSVPLTLGSCSNLQALDLSHNSLTGSIPPGLFQLKNLTKLLLISNDISGTIPREIGYCSSLVRLRLGNNRIAGGIPKEIGGLKSLNFLDLSGNRLSGPVPDEISSCTELQMVDLSSNTLEGPLPNTLSSLSGIQVLDVSNNRFGGPIPASFGRLVSLNKLILSKNSFSGSIPPSIGLCSSLQLLDLSSNELSGGIPMQLGKIESLEITLNLSFNELTGPIPAEISSLSKLSILDLSHNKLEGNLNPLARLDNLVSLNVSYNNFTGYLPDNKLFRQLPSSDLDGNEGLCSFGRPSCFLSNIDGVGVAKNGNDEGRSKKLKLAIALLVIMTIAMVIMGTIAIIRARRAMRRDDDSEMGDSWAWQFTPFQKLNFSVDEILRCLVDTNVIGKGCSGMVYRADMNNGDVIAVKKLWPITMTTTNGGNDEKCGVRDSFSAEVKTLGSIRHKNIVRFLGCCWNRSTRLLMYDYMPNGSLGSLLHERSGNPLEWELRYQILLGAAQGLAYLHHDCAPPIVHRDIKANNILIGLEFEPYIADFGLAKLVDDGDFGRSSNTVAGSYGYIAPEYGYMMKITAKSDVYSYGVVVLEVLTGKQPIDPTIPEGVHLVDWVRRKRGGIEVLDPSLHSRPESEIEEMLQALGVALLCVNSTPDERPTMKDVAAMLKEIKHEREEYAKVDVLLKGSPTTTTTTDHNQENNNSSKGVLATSSSGQKARSMYTMSNSTSFSASSLLYSSSSSNAKSGV